One Candidatus Bipolaricaulota bacterium genomic window carries:
- a CDS encoding aminotransferase class III-fold pyridoxal phosphate-dependent enzyme, translating to MTRKRDHARLLRELGDEYARRFPTSARLNKRAENVLVDGGSHALRLMRPFPPRPVRADGAWILDEDGHRILDFWQGHHANILGHNPRFLTDALARYFQDGQGLLTGFTDRLQVEVAELLCRTTGAERVRFTTSGTLATMYAILLARGYTGRNIVLKVGGGWHGAQPWGRSRGD from the coding sequence GTGACGAGAAAACGGGATCATGCGCGCCTCCTTCGGGAGCTCGGCGATGAGTACGCGCGCCGGTTTCCGACCTCGGCGCGGTTGAACAAGCGGGCGGAGAACGTGCTCGTCGACGGAGGGAGCCACGCCCTCCGGCTGATGCGCCCGTTCCCGCCGCGGCCCGTCCGGGCGGACGGGGCGTGGATTCTCGATGAGGACGGACACCGAATCCTTGATTTCTGGCAGGGGCACCACGCCAACATCCTTGGTCACAACCCGCGGTTCCTGACGGATGCGCTCGCCCGGTATTTCCAGGACGGGCAGGGGCTCCTGACAGGGTTCACCGACAGGCTGCAAGTCGAGGTCGCCGAGCTCCTCTGTCGAACGACCGGAGCAGAGCGGGTCCGGTTCACCACCTCCGGGACACTTGCCACGATGTACGCGATCCTCCTCGCCCGCGGGTACACCGGGCGGAACATCGTGCTCAAGGTGGGAGGGGGATGGCACGGGGCACAGCCGTGGGGGCGCAGCCGTGGGGACTGA